A region of Lagenorhynchus albirostris chromosome 20, mLagAlb1.1, whole genome shotgun sequence DNA encodes the following proteins:
- the POLR2A gene encoding DNA-directed RNA polymerase II subunit RPB1 isoform X3 has protein sequence MSVTEGGIKYPETTEGGRPKLGGLMDPRQGVIERTGRCQTCAGNMTECPGHFGHIELAKPVFHVGFLVKTMKVLRCVCFFCSKLLVDSNNPKIKDILSKSKGQPKKRLTHVYDLCKGKNICEGGEEMDNKFGVEQPEGDEDLTKEKGHGGCGRYQPRIRRSGLELYAEWKHVNEDSQEKKILLSPERVHEIFKRISDEECFVLGMEPRYARPEWMIVTVLPVPPLSVRPAVVMQGSARNQDDLTHKLADIVKINNQLRRNEQNGAAAHVIAEDVKLLQFHVATMVDNELPGLPRAMQKSGRPLKSLKQRLKGKEGRVRGNLMGKRVDFSARTVITPDPNLSIDQVGVPRSIAANMTFAEIVTPFNIDRLQELVRRGNSQYPGAKYIIRDNGDRIDLRFHPKPSDLHLQTGYKVERHMCDGDIVIFNRQPTLHKMSMMGHRVRILPWSTFRLNLSVTTPYNADFDGDEMNLHLPQSLETRAEIQELAMVPRMIVTPQSNRPVMGIVQDTLTAVRKFTKRDVFLERGEVMNLLMFLSTWDGKVPQPAILKPRPLWTGKQIFSLIIPGHINCIRTHSTHPDDEDSGPYKHISPGDTKVVVENGELIMGILCKKSLGTSAGSLVHISYLEMGHDITRLFYSNIQTVINNWLLIEGHTIGIGDSIADSKTYQDIQNTIKKAKQDVIEVIEKAHNNELEPTPGNTLRQTFENQVNRILNDARDKTGSSAQKSLSEYNNFKSMVVSGAKGSKINISQVIAVVGQQNVEGKRIPFGFKHRTLPHFIKDDYGPESRGFVENSYLAGLTPTEFFFHAMGGREGLIDTAVKTAETGYIQRRLIKSMESVMVKYDATVRNSINQVVQLRYGEDGLAGESVEFQNLATLKPSNKAFEKKFRFDYTNERALRRTLQEDVVKDVLSNAHIQNELEREFERMREDREVLRVIFPTGDSKVVLPCNLLRMIWNAQKIFHINPRLPSDLHPIKVVEGVKELSKKLVIVNGDDPLSRQAQENATLLFNIHLRSTLCSRRMAEEFRLSGEAFDWLLGEIESKFNQAIAHPGEMVGALAAQSLGEPATQMTLNTFHYAGVSAKNVTLGVPRLKELINISKKPKTPSLTVFLLGQSARDAERAKDILCRLEHTTLRKVTANTAIYYDPNPQSTVVAEDQEWVNVYYEMPDFDVARISPWLLRVELDRKHMTDRKLTMEQIAEKINAGFGDDLNCIFNDDNAEKLVLRIRIMNSDENKMQEEEEVVDKMDDDVFLRCIESNMLTDMTLQGIEQISKVYMHLPQTDNKKKIIITEDGEFKALQEWILETDGVSLMRVLSEKDVDPVRTTSNDIVEIFTVLGIEAVRKALERELYHVISFDGSYVNYRHLALLCDTMTCRGHLMAITRHGVNRQDTGPLMKCSFEETVDVLMEAAAHGESDPMKGVSENIMLGQLAPAGTGCFDLLLDAEKCKYGMEIPTNIPGLGAAGPTGMFFGSAPSPMGGISPAMTPWNQGATPAYGAWSPSVGSGMTPGAAGFSPSAASDASGFSPGYSPAWSPTPGSPGSPGPSSPYIPSPGGAMSPSYSPTSPAYEPRSPGGYTPQSPSYSPTSPSYSPTSPSYSPTSPNYSPTSPSYSPTSPSYSPTSPSYSPTSPSYSPTSPSYSPTSPSYSPTSPSYSPTSPSYSPTSPSYSPTSPSYSPTSPSYSPTSPSYSPTSPSYSPTSPSYSPTSPSYSPTSPNYSPTSPNYTPTSPSYSPTSPSYSPTSPNYTPTSPNYSPTSPSYSPTSPSYSPTSPSYSPSSPRYTPQSPTYTPSSPSYSPSSPSYSPTSPKYTPTSPSYSPSSPEYTPTSPKYSPTSPKYSPTSPKYSPTSPTYSPTTPKYSPTSPTYSPTSPVYTPTSPKYSPTSPTYSPTSPKYSPTSPTYSPTSPKGSTYSPTSPGYSPTSPTYSLTSPAISPDDSDEEN, from the exons ATGTCTGTGACAGAGGGCGGCATCAAATACCCAGAGACCACCGAGGGAGGCCGCCCCAAGCTTGGGGGGCTGATGGATCCGAGGCAGGGGGTGATTGAGAGGACTGGCCGCTGCCAAACCTGTGCAG GAAACATGACAGAGTGTCCTGGCCACTTTGGCCACATTGAGCTGGCCAAACCTGTGTTCCATGTCGGCTTCCTGGTCAAGACAATGAAAGTTTTGCGCTGCGTCTGCTTCTTCTGCTCCAAATTGCTTGTGGACTCT AACAACCCAAAGATCAAGGACATTTTGTCTAAGTCCAAGGGGCAGCCCAAGAAGCGGCTCACACACGTCTATGACCTCTGCAAGGGCAAAAACATCTGCGAGGGCGGGGAGGAGATGGACAACAAGTTCGGTGTGGAGCAGCCTGAGGGCGATGAGGATTTGACCAAAGAAAAG GGCCACGGCGGCTGTGGGCGGTACCAGCCCCGGATCCGGCGCTCCGGCCTGGAGCTGTACGCAGAGTGGAAGCACGTCAACGAGGACTCTCAGGAGAAGAAGATCCTGCTGAGTCCTGAGCGGGTGCACGAGATCTTCAAACGCATCTCAGATGAGGAGTGCTTCGTCCTGGGCATGGAGCCTCGCTATGCCCGGCCCGAGTGGATGATTGTCACTGTGCTGCCCGTGCCCCCGCTCTCCGTGCGGCCTGCTGTTGTGATGCAGGGCTCTGCCCGCAACCAG GATGACCTGACACACAAACTGGCCGACATCGTGAAGATCAACAATCAGCTTCGGCGCAATGAGCAGAACGGCGCGGCCGCGCATGTCATCGCTGAGGACGTGAAGCTCCTCCAGTTCCACGTGGCCACCATGGTGGACAACGAGCTGCCTGGCTTGCCTCGT GCCATGCAGAAGTCTGGGCGTCCCCTCAAGTCCCTGAAGCAGCGGTTGAAGGGCAAGGAAGGCCGGGTGCGCGGGAACCTGATGGGCAAGCGGGTGGACTTCTCGGCCCGCACTGTCATCACCCCCGACCCCAACCTCTCCATTGACCAGGTTGGCGTGCCTCGCTCCATTGCCGCCAATATGACCTTTGCGGAGATCGTCACCCCCTTCAACATTGACAG ACTTCAGGAACTAGTGCGCAGGGGGAACAGCCAGTACCCAGGGGCCAAGTACATCATCCGGGACAACGGTGATCGCATTGACCTGCGTTTCCACCCCAAACCCAGTGACCTTCACCTGCAGACTGGCTATAAG GTGGAACGGCACATGTGCGATGGGGACATTGTTATCTTCAACCGGCAGCCAACTTTGCACAAAATGTCCATGATGGGACATCGGGTTCGCATCCTGCCCTGGTCTACTTTTCGCTTGAATCTTAG TGTGACAACTCCATACAATGCCGATTTTGATGGGGATGAGATGAACTTGCACCTGCCACAGTCCCTGGAGACACGGGCTGAGATCCAGGAGCTCGCCATGGTGCCACGCATGATTGTCACCCCCCAGAGCAATCGCCCAGTTATGGGCATTGTGCAGGACACGCTGACCGCAGTGCGCAAATTCACCAAGAGGGACGTTTTCCTGGAGCGG GGGGAGGTGATGAACCTCCTGATGTTCCTGTCCACGTGGGACGGCAAGGTCCCACAGCCAGCCATCCTGAAGCCCCGGCCCCTGTGGACAGGGAAGCAGATCTTCTCCCTCATCATACCCGGCCACATCAACTGTATCCGCACCCACAGCACCCATCCCGATGATGAGGATAGTGGTCCTTACAAGCACATCTCTCCTGGGGACACCAAG GTGGTGGTGGAGAACGGGGAGCTGATCATGGGCATCCTGTGTAAGAAGTCTTTGGGCACATCAGCTGGCTCCCTGGTCCACATCTCTTACCTAGAGATGGGTCATGACATCACCCGCCTCTTCTACTCCAACATTCAGACTGTCATTAACAACTGGCTCCTCATTGAGG GTCATACCATTGGCATTGGGGACTCCATTGCTGATTCTAAGACTTACCAAGACATTCAGAACACTATTAAGAAGGCCAAGCAGGATGTAATAGAG GTCATTGAGAAGGCGCATAACAACGAGCTGGAGCCCACCCCGGGGAACACTTTGCGGCAGACCTTTGAGAACCAGGTGAACCGCATTCTCAACGATGCCCGAGACAAGACTGGCTCCTCTGCCCAGAAATCCCTGTCTGAATACAACAACTTTAAGTCAATGGTGGTGTCCGGGGCTAAAGGTTCCAAGATCAACATCTCCCAG GTCATTGCTGTCGTCGGGCAGCAGAACGTGGAGGGCAAGCGGATCCCGTTTGGGTTCAAGCACCGGACTCTGCCTCACTTCATCAAAGATGACTATGGGCCTGAGAGCCGTGGCTTCGTGGAGAACTCCTACCTGGCCGGCCTCACGCCCACCGAGTTCTTCTTCCATGCCATGGGGGGTCGTGAGGGGCTCATCGACACAGCTGTCAAGACTGCTGAGACTG GATACATCCAGCGGCGGCTGATCAAATCCATGGAGTCGGTGATGGTGAAGTATGACGCCACCGTGCGAAACTCCATCAATCAGGTGGTACAGCTGCGCTATGGTGAAGACGGCCTGGCGGGCGAGAGCGTTGAGTTCCAGAACCTGGCTACCCTCAAGCCTTCCAACAAGGCTTTCGAGAAGAA GTTCCGCTTTGATTATACCAATGAGAGGGCCCTGCGGCGCACCCTGCAGGAGGATGTGGTGAAGGACGTGCTGAGCAATGCACACATTCAGAACGAGCTGGAGCGAGAATTTGAGCGGATGCGTGAGGACAGGGAGGTGCTCAGGGTCATCTTCCCAACTGGTGACAGCAAG GTTGTCCTCCCCTGTAACCTGCTGCGCATGATCTGGAACGCTCAGAAGATCTTCCACATCAACCCTCGCCTTCCCTCTGACCTGCACCCCATCAAGGTGGTAGAGG GTGTCAAGGAGCTGAGCAAGAAGCTGGTGATTGTGAATGGGGATGACCCACTGAGCCGGCAGGCCCAGGAGAACGCCACCCTGCTCTTCAACATCCACCTGCGGTCCACGCTGTGCTCCCGCCGCATGGCTGAAGAGTTTCGGCTCAGCGGAGAGGCCTTCGACTGGCTGCTCGGAGAGATCGAGTCCAAGTTCAACCAAGCCATT GCCCATCCTGGGGAAATGGTGGGAGCTCTGGCTGCACAGTCCCTTGGAGAACCTGCCACCCAGATGACTCTGAACACCTTCCACTATGCTGGTGTGTCCGCCAAGAATGTGACACTGGGTGTGCCCCGACTTAAGGAGCTCATCAACATTTCCAAGAAGCCAAAGACCCCCTCACTTACTGTCTTCCTGCTGGGCCAGTCTGCTCGAGATGCTGAGAGAGCCAAG gataTTCTGTGCCGCCTGGAACATACAACGCTGAGGAAGGTGACTGCCAACACGGCCATCTACTATGACCCCAACCCCCAGAGCACGGTGGTGGCAGAGGATCAGGAGTGGGTGAATGTCTACTATGAGATGCCTGACTTTGATGTGGCCCGAATCTCCCCCTGGCTTTTGCGGGTGGAGCTGGACCGGAAGCACATGACTGATCGGAAGCTGACCATGGAGCAGATTGCCGAGAAGATCAATGCTG GTTTCGGTGATGACTTGAATTGCATCTTTAACGATGATAATGCAGAGAAGCTGGTGCTCCGTATCCGCATCATGAACAGTGATGAAAACAAGATGCAAGAG GAAGAAGAGGTGGTGGACAAGATGGATGACGACGTCTTCCTGCGCTGCATCGAGTCCAACATGCTGACAGATATGACCCTGCAGGGCATCGAGCAGATCAGCAAG GTGTACATGCACTTGCCGCAGACGGACAACAAGAAGAAGATCATCATCACAGAGGACGGGGAGTTCAAGGCCTTGCAGGAGTGGATCCTGGAGACGGATGGCGTGAGCCTCATGCGGGTGCTGAGCGAGAAGGACGTGGACCCTGTGCGCACCACGTCCAACGACATCGTGGAGATCTTCACG GTGCTGGGCATAGAAGCCGTGCGGAAGGCCCTGGAGCGGGAGCTGTACCACGTCATCTCCTTCGATGGTTCCTACGTCAATTACCGGCACTTGGCTCTCCTGTGTGATACCATGACCTGTCGTGGCCACTTGATGGCCATCACCCGACACGGAGTCAACCGCCAGGATACCGGACCTCTCATGAAGTGCTCCTTTGAGGAAACG GTGGATGTGCTTATGGAAGCAGCTGCACATGGAGAGAGCGACCCCATGAAGGGGGTGTCTGAGAACATCATGCTGGGCCAGCTGGCTCCAGCCGGCACTGGCTGTTTTGACCTCCTGCTCGATGCAGAGAAGTGCAAGTATGGCATGGAGATCCCCACCAACATCCCCGGCTTGGGGGCTGCCGGAC CCACCGGCATGTTCTTCGGCTCGGCCCCCAGTCCCATGGGAGGAATTTCTCCAGCCATGACACCCTGGAACCAGGGCGCAACCCCAGCCTACGGCGCCTGGTCCCCCAGTGTTG GGAGCGGGATGACCCCGGGGGCAGCAGGCTTCTCTCCCAGTGCTGCTTCAGATGCCAGTGGCTTCAGCCCTGGTTACTCCCCGGCCTGGTCTCCCACGCCGGGTTCCCCGGGCTCCCCTGGCCCCTCAAGCCCGTATATTCCCTCACCAG GGGGTGCCATGTCTCCCAGCTACTCCCCGACGTCGCCTGCCTACGAGCCCCGCTCCCCTGGGGGCTACACGCCCCAGAGTCCCTCTTACTCCCCCACTTCACCCTCCTACTCCCCTACGTCTCCATCCTATTCTCCAACCAGCCCCAACTACAGCCCCACGTCGCCCAGCTACTCCCCGACCTCGCCCAGCTACTCCCCGACCTCGCCCAGCTACTCCCCGACCTCACCCAGCTACTCCCCGACCTCGCCCAGCTACTCCCCGACCTCACCCAGCTACTCGCCCACTTCCCCAAGCTACTCGCCCACATCACCCAGCTACTCGCCAACCTCTCCCAGCTATTCGCCCACCTCTCCCAGTTACTCGCCAACTTCACCCAGCTACTCACCCACCTCACCTAGCTACTCTCCGACATCTCCAAGCTATTCGCCGACTTCACCAAGCTACTCACCAACTTCCCCAAGTTACTCGCCCACCAGCCCTAACTATTCTCCAACCAGTCCCAATTACACCCCGACGTCACCCAGCTATAGCCCAACATCCCCCAGCTACTCACCTACTAGTCCCAACTACACACCAACGAGCCCCAACTACAGCCCAACCTCTCCAAGCTACTCTCCGACCTCACCCAGCTACTCCCCGACCTCACCAAGCTACTCCCCTTCGAGTCCACGATACACACCACAGTCTCCCACCTATACCCCGAGCTCACCCAGCTACAGCCCCAGCTCGCCCAGCTACAGCCCGACTTCACCGAAGTACACCCCAACCAGTCCTTCCTACAGCCCCAGCTCACCGGAGTACACCCCGACCTCTCCCAAGTACTCACCTACCAGCCCAAAATATTCGCCCACCTCCCCCAAGTACTCTCCGACCAGCCCCACCTACTCGCCCACCACTCCAAAATACTCGCCGACGTCTCCTACTTACTCACCAACCTCTCCGGTCTACACCCCAACCTCCCCCAAGTACTCACCCACCAGCCCCACCTACTCGCCCACCTCCCCCAAGTACTCACCCACCAGCCCCACCTACTCGCCCACTTCCCCCAAAGGCTCGACCTACTCGCCCACCTCCCCTGGCTACTCGCCCACCAGCCCCACCTATAGCCTCACCAGCCCAGCCATCAGTCCCGATGACAGTGATGAGGAGAACTGA